AGAGCGTGAAGCGCACCTTCCAGCCGAACAACCGCAAGCGGGCCAAGAACCACGGGTTCCGCCACCGCATGTCGACCCGGGCGGGCCGGGCCATCCTGAAGTCCCGCCGGCTCAAGGGCCGCCACCGCCTGTCCGCCTGACCG
The DNA window shown above is from Acidimicrobiales bacterium and carries:
- the rpmH gene encoding 50S ribosomal protein L34; its protein translation is MKRTFQPNNRKRAKNHGFRHRMSTRAGRAILKSRRLKGRHRLSA